A DNA window from Ostrea edulis chromosome 5, xbOstEdul1.1, whole genome shotgun sequence contains the following coding sequences:
- the LOC125652598 gene encoding transmembrane protein 160-like, whose protein sequence is MAKTLRNLKTLRRILPWEHEFSLCHSRSKHLSATLGQRICCRVMCTKTDSKEKGYIYVDNKMSTEAIENSAWSCRLANENGYLSWCRNAYLMTGVGVGMLYKGQTAVAELAGYSAMFLAGVNVLWGTYVFVYNLLYLKDRVGMTGGFVALQTLSAIAHAILYAMILIVFSAESDKYFQQHSKEIRSD, encoded by the exons ATGGCAAAAACTTTAAGGAATCTGAAAACGTTGAGACGAATTTTACCCTGGGAACATGAATTTTCATTGTGTCACTCCAGAAGCAAGCATCTGTCAGCCACTCTTGGACAGAGGATATGTTGTCGAGTAATGTGTACCAAAACGGACTCGAAGGAGAAAGGGTATATCTACGTAGACAACAAAATGTCAACAGAGGCCATTGAAAACTCAGCATGG AGTTGCCGTCTTGCTAACGAAAATG GATACCTGTCCTGGTGCCGGAATGCGTACCTGATGACAGGTGTTGGGGTGGGAATGTTGTACAAAGGACAGACCGCTGTAGCTGAATTAGCAGGATATT CAGCCATGTTCTTGGCAGGAGTTAATGTTCTTTGGGGGACATATGTGTTCGTTTACAACCTACTGTACCTTAAGGACCGCGTCGGGATGACGGGAGGTTTCGTGGCGCTACAAACTCTCTCAGCCATTGCTCACGCCATTCTCTACGCCATGATTCTGATTGTCTTCTCTGCTGAAAGTGACAAATATTTTCAACAGCATTCAAAGGAAATCAGAAGTGACTAG